A stretch of Pseudomonas sp. CCC3.1 DNA encodes these proteins:
- a CDS encoding DUF3087 family protein, giving the protein MFEIKPVSPQVYRQQTRRSTLYIALLFALLAMVISGLAVMSLGVADGDNFRLNLAGVLVALVMTLALVRYVFWSQSWMAPAVYGWQLKRSLMKVTNVMHYVTAGVMAGDTAAMKLLRFYHLGITQMYQLDANSSALSQMVREIDLHKARLQALHIDTEQTRLDPAWLEAVKQFTPLK; this is encoded by the coding sequence ATGTTTGAAATAAAACCGGTCAGCCCCCAGGTTTATCGTCAGCAAACCCGACGCAGCACGCTGTATATCGCGCTGCTCTTTGCGTTGTTGGCAATGGTGATTTCCGGGTTGGCGGTCATGTCGCTGGGTGTTGCGGACGGCGACAACTTTCGGCTCAATCTGGCAGGTGTGCTAGTTGCATTGGTCATGACCCTTGCGCTGGTGCGTTACGTTTTTTGGTCGCAATCCTGGATGGCGCCCGCCGTCTATGGATGGCAGCTCAAGCGCAGTCTGATGAAAGTTACCAATGTGATGCATTACGTGACGGCGGGCGTGATGGCCGGTGATACCGCGGCCATGAAGTTGCTGCGTTTTTATCACCTGGGCATAACCCAGATGTACCAACTGGATGCCAACTCCAGTGCGTTGAGCCAGATGGTGCGCGAGATCGACTTGCACAAGGCGCGTCTGCAAGCGCTGCACATCGACACTGAACAGACCCGGCTTGATCCAGCCTGGCTTGAGGCGGTGAAGCAGTTCACGCCATTGAAGTGA
- a CDS encoding helix-turn-helix transcriptional regulator, with product MHQSQSTASEKSPRRARPAKPQENSDNAIKLTPKEKEVLIWGALGKTSWEIAVILKCSESGVNFHFGNIRLKFGGVNRTGAVSKAMELGIVKRC from the coding sequence ATGCATCAGTCTCAGTCAACAGCCAGTGAAAAATCACCACGCCGTGCCAGACCCGCAAAGCCTCAAGAGAACAGTGACAACGCCATCAAACTCACCCCAAAAGAAAAAGAGGTGCTCATTTGGGGAGCACTGGGAAAAACCTCGTGGGAAATTGCCGTGATCCTCAAATGTTCCGAATCAGGGGTCAATTTTCATTTCGGTAATATTCGTCTCAAATTTGGCGGGGTGAACCGCACCGGAGCCGTGTCGAAAGCAATGGAACTGGGGATAGTCAAGCGCTGCTGA
- a CDS encoding DUF2790 domain-containing protein, giving the protein MNIKIACVASVFAALSVFTLAAQAQEAPASQNYTYGTHLDVKKVLAINEDPGTDCQVVKSHMTYLDSQGQTHVLNYLKVSQDCNEGG; this is encoded by the coding sequence ATGAACATTAAAATCGCCTGTGTCGCCAGTGTGTTTGCCGCCCTGAGTGTTTTCACCCTCGCCGCACAGGCGCAGGAGGCACCGGCGTCGCAAAACTACACGTATGGCACGCATCTGGATGTGAAGAAGGTGTTGGCCATCAATGAAGATCCGGGCACTGACTGCCAAGTGGTGAAGTCGCACATGACGTACCTGGATTCTCAAGGACAGACGCATGTGCTCAATTACCTGAAAGTCTCCCAAGACTGCAATGAAGGGGGCTAA
- a CDS encoding DUF1269 domain-containing protein: MSDLIVVGFSDTEKADRALTKMVSLSKEHLVELEDAVIVVRNAEGKIHIKQSVNLTAIGATSGLVTGGLWGALVGLLFLNPLAGFAIGGALGAGTGALSGSLSDYGIDDDFIKKLSETIPNDSSALFVLLRKFQPEKVLKELEDSDFKGKVLRTSLSPEQEQKLQEALSKNTLTASDSLTV, from the coding sequence ATGTCCGATCTAATCGTAGTGGGATTTTCAGACACCGAAAAAGCCGATCGCGCCCTCACCAAAATGGTTTCGCTCAGCAAAGAACATTTGGTTGAGCTGGAAGACGCAGTCATTGTTGTGCGCAACGCCGAAGGCAAGATCCATATCAAACAAAGCGTCAACCTCACCGCAATCGGCGCCACTTCAGGCTTGGTCACTGGCGGCCTATGGGGCGCATTGGTCGGCCTGCTGTTTCTCAACCCATTGGCTGGTTTTGCCATTGGCGGCGCCTTGGGCGCTGGCACCGGCGCACTGTCGGGTTCGTTGAGCGACTACGGAATTGACGACGACTTTATCAAGAAGTTGAGTGAGACCATCCCCAATGACTCTTCCGCGCTATTTGTGCTGTTGCGCAAATTCCAGCCGGAAAAAGTCCTGAAAGAGCTTGAAGATTCAGACTTCAAGGGCAAAGTGCTGCGTACCTCACTGTCGCCTGAGCAAGAGCAAAAACTTCAGGAAGCCCTGTCCAAGAACACCTTGACCGCCTCTGATTCTCTGACGGTTTAA
- a CDS encoding TetR family transcriptional regulator C-terminal domain-containing protein codes for MSNHKIEIRRSNVEKILLGAEKVFAEKGFAGAAMADIAAEVELPRSNLHYYFSTKTELYNAVLLGLLEVWKQDALCFETYDDPRLVLSSYIRAKMTHSRTRPYGSKVWADEIIHGAPMLGLRLDASLYDWAKMKEAKIRQWVADKRILAVEPSSVLYMIWASTQHYADFDHQVNILNEHQPLSDIQFERAVQSVTSIILRGIGLEP; via the coding sequence ATGAGCAACCACAAGATCGAAATTCGTCGCAGCAACGTCGAAAAAATTCTGCTTGGCGCTGAAAAGGTTTTTGCCGAGAAAGGATTTGCTGGGGCAGCCATGGCCGACATCGCCGCTGAAGTTGAATTGCCGCGCTCCAATTTGCATTACTACTTCAGCACCAAAACCGAGCTGTACAACGCCGTGCTATTAGGCTTGCTTGAGGTGTGGAAACAGGATGCGCTGTGCTTCGAAACCTATGACGATCCGCGGTTGGTACTCAGCAGTTATATACGCGCCAAAATGACCCACTCGCGGACACGGCCTTATGGTTCGAAAGTCTGGGCGGATGAAATCATCCACGGCGCTCCGATGCTGGGACTGAGGTTGGATGCAAGCCTTTATGATTGGGCCAAAATGAAAGAAGCCAAAATCCGCCAATGGGTGGCAGACAAGCGGATTTTGGCGGTCGAGCCGTCCAGCGTGCTGTACATGATCTGGGCCTCGACTCAGCACTACGCAGACTTTGACCATCAGGTGAATATTCTGAACGAGCACCAACCACTGTCGGATATTCAGTTCGAGCGTGCGGTGCAGAGTGTTACCAGCATCATCCTGCGAGGGATCGGGCTGGAGCCGTAA
- the csrA gene encoding carbon storage regulator CsrA yields MLILTRKVGESINIGDDITITILGVSGQQVRIGINAPKDVAVHREEIYQRIQAGLTAADKNAQS; encoded by the coding sequence ATGCTGATACTCACCCGTAAAGTTGGTGAAAGCATAAACATCGGTGACGATATTACGATCACTATTTTAGGAGTCAGCGGCCAACAGGTCAGAATCGGCATCAATGCGCCGAAAGATGTTGCTGTCCACCGTGAAGAGATCTATCAACGCATCCAGGCGGGTCTGACTGCAGCCGACAAAAACGCTCAATCGTAA
- a CDS encoding glycoside hydrolase family 19 protein has protein sequence MLTREIMLQLFPKSAQFVDIYLPFLNAATDRYQIDTPRRQAAFLSQVGHESAGFTLLVESLNYSADGLAMTWGRRFAEKDSAGKYILVKDGSRLRRMPNSAAQSLHRKPEAIANRVYSDRLGNGSELSGEGWLYRGRGLIQVTGKSNYQQCSLALFSDERLLMTPQLLEEWQWAVESAGWYWASRGLNVLADGDDFERVTEAINGGLNGHAQRLQVYQEALSLLG, from the coding sequence ATGTTGACCCGAGAAATCATGTTGCAGCTGTTTCCCAAGAGCGCACAGTTTGTTGATATTTATTTACCCTTTCTGAACGCGGCGACTGACCGGTATCAGATTGATACCCCCCGGCGCCAGGCGGCTTTTCTTTCGCAAGTCGGGCACGAGAGTGCCGGTTTTACCCTGCTGGTCGAAAGCCTTAATTACAGTGCTGACGGTTTAGCCATGACGTGGGGCAGGCGTTTCGCCGAGAAAGATTCTGCCGGTAAATACATCCTGGTGAAGGACGGCAGTCGCTTGCGACGTATGCCTAACAGTGCCGCGCAATCACTGCACCGAAAGCCCGAAGCGATCGCCAACCGGGTTTACAGTGATCGGCTGGGCAATGGCTCCGAGTTGTCGGGGGAGGGGTGGTTATACCGAGGCCGTGGTTTGATTCAAGTGACCGGCAAGAGCAACTATCAACAGTGCAGCCTTGCGCTGTTTTCTGATGAGCGATTACTCATGACCCCACAGCTGTTGGAAGAATGGCAATGGGCAGTGGAGAGCGCAGGCTGGTATTGGGCGTCGCGGGGCCTAAATGTACTGGCCGATGGCGATGATTTTGAACGTGTGACCGAGGCCATCAATGGTGGTTTGAATGGTCATGCCCAACGTTTGCAGGTGTATCAGGAGGCGCTGAGTTTATTGGGGTAA
- the ppnN gene encoding nucleotide 5'-monophosphate nucleosidase PpnN produces the protein MVQRQVINASVSPKGSLETLSQREVQQLSEVGSGSSYTLFRQCVLAILNTGAHVDNAKTILEAYKDFEVRIHQQDRGVRLELLNAPADAFVDGEMIASTREMLFSALRDIVYTQSGLDSPRIDLSSSAGITDYVFHLLRNARTLRPGVEPKIVVCWGGHSINTEEYKYTKKVGHELGLRSLDICTGCGPGVMKGPMKGATISHAKQRLTGGRYLGLTEPGIIAAEAPNPIVNELVILPDIEKRLEAFVRVGHGIIIFPGGAGTAEEFLYLLGILMHPDNIDVPFPVILTGPKEAEPYLQQLHEFVGATLGETAQSHYQIIIDNPAEVARQMTAGLKTVKQFRRERNDAFHFNWLLKIDEGFQRPFDPTHANMADLQLRSDLPPHELAINLRQAFSGIVAGNVKEKGIHLIEQHGPYEIHGDPAIMKPLDKLLHAFVKQHRMKLPGGAAYVPCYRVVS, from the coding sequence ATGGTCCAAAGACAAGTCATCAATGCTTCGGTCAGCCCAAAAGGCAGCCTGGAGACGCTTTCGCAACGTGAAGTGCAACAACTGAGCGAAGTCGGCTCAGGCAGCAGTTACACACTGTTCCGCCAATGCGTGCTCGCCATCCTCAACACTGGCGCGCATGTCGACAACGCTAAAACCATTCTTGAAGCCTACAAAGATTTCGAAGTCCGGATTCATCAGCAAGACCGTGGCGTACGCCTTGAGCTTCTCAATGCTCCGGCGGATGCCTTTGTCGACGGCGAAATGATCGCCAGCACCCGTGAGATGTTGTTCAGCGCCCTGCGCGATATTGTCTACACCCAGAGCGGCCTCGATAGCCCGCGCATTGACCTGAGCAGTTCAGCCGGCATCACCGACTATGTGTTCCATCTGCTGCGTAATGCCCGCACCTTGCGCCCTGGAGTAGAACCCAAGATCGTGGTGTGTTGGGGTGGCCACTCGATCAACACCGAAGAATACAAATACACCAAGAAAGTCGGACACGAACTGGGCTTGCGCAGCCTCGACATCTGCACCGGCTGCGGCCCTGGCGTGATGAAAGGCCCAATGAAAGGGGCAACCATTTCTCACGCCAAACAACGCCTTACCGGCGGCCGTTATCTGGGCCTCACCGAGCCGGGCATTATTGCCGCCGAAGCCCCCAATCCGATCGTTAATGAGCTGGTGATCCTCCCAGACATTGAAAAACGCCTCGAAGCGTTTGTGCGTGTCGGTCACGGCATCATCATCTTCCCTGGCGGCGCTGGCACGGCTGAAGAATTTCTGTATTTGCTCGGGATCCTGATGCACCCGGACAACATCGACGTGCCCTTCCCGGTGATTTTGACCGGCCCCAAAGAAGCCGAACCGTACCTGCAACAATTGCATGAGTTTGTCGGCGCAACGCTGGGTGAGACTGCACAAAGCCACTACCAGATCATCATCGACAACCCGGCTGAAGTGGCGCGTCAAATGACCGCGGGCCTCAAGACGGTCAAACAGTTCCGTCGCGAACGCAACGACGCCTTCCACTTCAACTGGTTATTGAAAATCGATGAGGGGTTCCAGCGCCCATTCGATCCGACGCACGCCAACATGGCCGACCTGCAATTGCGCAGCGACCTGCCACCACACGAACTGGCGATCAATTTGCGTCAAGCTTTTTCCGGGATTGTCGCAGGCAACGTCAAAGAGAAAGGTATTCATCTGATCGAACAGCACGGCCCGTATGAGATCCACGGAGACCCTGCAATCATGAAACCGCTGGACAAACTGCTGCATGCGTTCGTCAAACAACACCGCATGAAACTGCCAGGCGGCGCGGCCTATGTGCCGTGCTATCGCGTCGTAAGCTAA
- the preA gene encoding NAD-dependent dihydropyrimidine dehydrogenase subunit PreA: MADLSINFAGIKAPNPFWLASAPPTDKAYNVVRAYEAGWGGVVWKTLGEDPAAVNVSSRYSAHFGPNREVMGINNIELITDRSLEINLREITQVKKDWPDRALIVSLMVPCEEQAWKYILPLVEATGADGIELNFGCPHGMPERGMGAAVGQVPEYVEMVTRWCKTYCTLPVIVKLTPNITDVRLSARAAYRGGADAVSLINTINSITSVDLERMVALPMVGTQSTHGGYCGSAVKPIALNMVAEIARDPQTQGLPICGIGGIGSWRDAAEFIALGCGAVQVCTAAMLHGFRIVDEMKDGLSRWMDSQGYSSLEDFSGRAVGNTTDWKYLDINYQVIAKIDQEACIGCGRCHIACEDTSHQAIASLRLADGTHRYEVIDDECVGCNLCQITCPVEDCIEMMPQSTGKPFMDWNHDPRNPYRVAS, encoded by the coding sequence ATGGCCGATCTCTCGATCAATTTCGCCGGTATCAAAGCCCCTAATCCGTTTTGGCTGGCCTCCGCGCCGCCCACCGACAAAGCCTACAACGTAGTCCGCGCCTATGAAGCAGGCTGGGGCGGCGTGGTCTGGAAAACCCTGGGAGAAGACCCGGCAGCGGTCAACGTGTCCTCGCGCTATTCGGCGCACTTCGGGCCTAACCGCGAAGTCATGGGTATCAACAATATCGAGCTGATTACCGACCGTTCGCTTGAAATCAATTTGCGTGAAATTACCCAAGTCAAAAAGGACTGGCCGGATCGTGCGCTGATTGTGTCGCTGATGGTGCCGTGCGAGGAGCAGGCCTGGAAATACATTTTGCCGCTGGTCGAAGCCACGGGTGCTGATGGCATCGAGCTGAATTTTGGCTGTCCCCACGGCATGCCGGAGCGCGGTATGGGCGCGGCGGTTGGCCAGGTGCCCGAGTACGTGGAGATGGTCACGCGCTGGTGCAAGACGTATTGCACGCTGCCGGTGATTGTCAAACTCACGCCCAACATTACCGATGTGCGCCTTAGCGCTCGTGCGGCTTATCGAGGCGGAGCAGATGCGGTGTCGCTGATTAACACCATCAACTCGATCACCAGCGTCGACCTTGAGCGCATGGTCGCGTTGCCCATGGTGGGAACGCAGAGCACCCACGGCGGTTACTGCGGCTCGGCAGTCAAGCCGATAGCGCTGAATATGGTGGCCGAAATTGCCCGCGATCCACAGACCCAAGGCTTGCCGATCTGTGGGATTGGCGGTATTGGCAGTTGGCGAGACGCGGCTGAGTTCATCGCACTGGGGTGTGGCGCAGTGCAGGTCTGCACAGCCGCCATGCTTCACGGATTTCGGATCGTCGACGAAATGAAAGACGGCTTGTCGCGCTGGATGGACAGCCAAGGGTATTCGAGTCTGGAGGACTTTTCTGGGCGTGCAGTGGGCAATACCACCGACTGGAAATATCTGGATATAAATTATCAGGTGATTGCCAAAATCGATCAGGAGGCGTGCATTGGCTGTGGTCGCTGTCATATTGCCTGCGAAGACACCTCTCACCAGGCGATTGCGAGCTTGAGGTTGGCTGACGGGACCCATCGTTATGAAGTGATTGACGACGAGTGCGTGGGTTGCAACCTGTGTCAGATCACCTGCCCGGTCGAGGATTGTATCGAGATGATGCCGCAAAGCACCGGTAAGCCATTCATGGATTGGAACCATGATCCACGTAACCCGTACCGCGTGGCGTCGTAG
- the hydA gene encoding dihydropyrimidinase — protein MSLLIRGATLVTHDESYCADVYCADGLIRAIGTDLDVPAGCEVLDGSGQYLLPGGIDPHTHMQLPFMGTVASEDFFSGTAAGLAGGTTSIIDFVIPNPQQSLLEAFHQWRGWAEKSASDYGFHVAITWWSEQVREEMSELVSQHGINSFKHFMAYKNAIMAADDTLVASFERCLELGAVPTVHAENGELVYHLQRKLMAQGMTGPEAHPLSRPSQVEGEAASRAIRIAQTIGTPLYLVHVSTREALDEITYARSQGQPVYGEVLAGHLLLDDSVYQHPDWQTAAGYVMSPPFRPLGHQQALWHGLQSGNLHTTATDHCCFCAEQKAAGRDDFSKIPNGTAGIEDRMAVLWDEGVNTGRLSMQEFVALTSTNTAKIFNLYPRKGSIRVGADADLVLWDPQGTRTISAKTHHQQVDFNIFEGKIVRGVPSHTISQGRVVWADGDLRAERGAGRYIERPAYPAVFDLLKKRAEYHPPVAVKR, from the coding sequence ATGTCACTGTTAATCCGTGGCGCTACGCTTGTGACCCATGATGAAAGTTATTGTGCTGATGTTTATTGTGCAGACGGTCTAATCCGCGCAATTGGAACTGATCTTGATGTTCCGGCTGGCTGCGAAGTGTTGGATGGCAGCGGTCAATATCTACTTCCCGGTGGTATCGATCCGCACACGCATATGCAATTACCGTTTATGGGAACAGTGGCCAGTGAAGACTTCTTCAGTGGCACGGCGGCCGGTCTGGCAGGCGGCACAACGTCCATCATTGATTTTGTCATTCCCAACCCTCAGCAGTCGTTGCTGGAGGCGTTTCACCAATGGCGCGGCTGGGCTGAGAAGTCAGCGTCGGACTATGGGTTTCATGTCGCCATTACCTGGTGGAGCGAGCAGGTTCGCGAGGAAATGTCTGAGTTGGTCAGCCAGCACGGGATTAACAGCTTCAAGCATTTCATGGCCTACAAAAACGCGATCATGGCCGCCGACGACACGCTGGTGGCCAGCTTTGAGCGCTGCCTGGAACTCGGCGCCGTGCCGACCGTGCATGCCGAAAACGGCGAGCTGGTGTACCACTTGCAGCGCAAGCTCATGGCCCAGGGCATGACAGGCCCGGAAGCGCACCCGCTGTCGCGCCCTTCGCAAGTTGAAGGCGAAGCCGCCAGTCGGGCGATTCGCATCGCTCAAACCATTGGTACGCCGCTGTACCTGGTGCATGTCTCGACCCGTGAAGCACTGGACGAAATTACCTACGCCCGCAGTCAAGGCCAGCCGGTGTATGGCGAAGTGCTGGCCGGACACTTGCTGCTCGATGACAGCGTGTATCAGCATCCCGACTGGCAAACCGCCGCGGGTTATGTGATGAGCCCGCCGTTCCGCCCGCTCGGTCATCAACAAGCGCTGTGGCATGGCTTGCAATCGGGCAACTTGCACACCACGGCCACCGATCACTGCTGCTTTTGCGCCGAACAAAAGGCCGCCGGGCGCGACGATTTCAGCAAGATCCCCAACGGCACGGCAGGCATTGAAGACCGCATGGCGGTGTTGTGGGATGAAGGCGTGAACACCGGGCGCTTGTCGATGCAAGAGTTCGTGGCACTGACCTCGACCAACACCGCGAAGATTTTCAATCTGTACCCGCGCAAGGGCTCGATCCGGGTCGGCGCTGATGCCGATCTGGTGCTGTGGGACCCGCAAGGCACGCGCACTATTTCCGCTAAAACCCACCATCAACAGGTCGATTTCAACATTTTCGAAGGCAAGATCGTACGCGGCGTGCCCAGTCACACCATCAGCCAAGGCCGCGTGGTGTGGGCCGATGGCGACCTGCGCGCAGAACGCGGGGCTGGCCGTTACATCGAGCGCCCGGCCTACCCGGCCGTGTTCGATCTGCTGAAAAAACGCGCTGAGTATCACCCGCCCGTCGCTGTTAAACGCTGA
- a CDS encoding NAD(P)-dependent oxidoreductase — MIKSLNHLPHPHENALVLASHFTDLAPPLTARQAELESSRCLYCYDAPCVNACPSEIDIPSFIRNIQQENVQGAAQKILSANILGGSCARVCPTEVLCQQACVRNNAQECAPVLIGLLQRYAIDHAQFSEHPFKRAAPTGKRIAVVGAGPAGLACAHRLAVHGHEVVIFEAREKSGGLNEYGIAKYKLVDDFAQREVDFVLQIGGIEVRHGQHLGDNLSLSELHQQFDSVFLAIGLAASRQLGLPHEDAPGVLAATDYIRELRQSDDLTQLPLAERCIVLGAGNTAIDMAVQMARLGAREVNLVYRRGLEDMGATGHEQDIAKANQVRLMTWAQPDEVVLDEQGQVRGMRFARTRLEDGHLVNTGETFELAADAVFKAIGQTFDETALSDPLAHSLQRTGDRISVDEQLRTSVPGVYAGGDCTSLGQDLTVQAVQHGKLAAEAIHAQLMLNQEAA; from the coding sequence GTGATCAAGTCCCTGAATCATTTACCGCACCCCCATGAAAATGCCCTGGTGCTGGCCAGTCATTTCACCGATCTGGCGCCCCCCCTGACCGCGCGCCAGGCCGAACTGGAAAGCTCACGCTGCCTGTATTGCTACGACGCACCTTGCGTTAATGCGTGCCCCAGTGAAATCGATATCCCGTCGTTTATTCGCAATATCCAGCAGGAAAACGTGCAAGGTGCGGCGCAGAAAATTCTCTCGGCCAATATCCTCGGCGGCAGTTGCGCCCGCGTGTGCCCGACCGAGGTGCTGTGCCAGCAAGCGTGTGTACGCAACAACGCGCAGGAGTGCGCCCCGGTGTTGATCGGCCTGCTGCAGCGTTACGCCATCGACCATGCGCAGTTCAGCGAGCACCCGTTCAAGCGTGCCGCTCCTACTGGTAAACGCATTGCCGTGGTGGGTGCGGGCCCTGCCGGATTGGCATGCGCCCATCGACTGGCGGTGCACGGGCATGAGGTGGTGATTTTCGAAGCGCGGGAGAAATCCGGCGGGCTCAATGAATACGGGATTGCCAAATACAAACTGGTGGATGATTTCGCCCAGCGCGAAGTGGACTTCGTGTTGCAGATCGGCGGCATCGAGGTGCGTCATGGCCAGCACTTGGGCGACAACCTGAGTCTGAGCGAACTGCACCAGCAGTTTGACTCCGTCTTTCTGGCCATCGGCCTGGCGGCCAGTCGGCAACTGGGACTGCCACACGAGGACGCCCCCGGCGTGCTGGCGGCCACTGACTATATCCGCGAACTGCGCCAAAGCGACGACTTGACCCAACTGCCCTTGGCCGAGCGCTGCATTGTGCTGGGCGCTGGCAACACGGCCATCGACATGGCGGTACAAATGGCCCGTCTTGGCGCCCGCGAGGTAAACCTGGTGTATCGCCGTGGACTGGAAGACATGGGAGCCACCGGGCACGAGCAAGACATTGCCAAGGCCAATCAGGTACGCCTGATGACGTGGGCACAACCTGACGAAGTGGTGCTGGATGAACAGGGCCAGGTCCGTGGCATGCGCTTTGCCCGCACCCGACTTGAGGACGGGCACTTAGTCAACACCGGCGAAACCTTTGAGTTGGCGGCCGATGCCGTGTTCAAGGCTATCGGCCAAACCTTTGATGAGACCGCGCTGAGCGATCCGCTGGCGCACTCACTGCAACGCACAGGCGATCGCATTTCAGTGGACGAGCAACTGCGCACCAGCGTTCCCGGGGTTTATGCCGGTGGCGACTGCACCTCGCTCGGGCAAGACCTGACCGTGCAAGCTGTGCAGCACGGCAAGCTGGCCGCTGAAGCCATTCATGCCCAACTCATGCTCAACCAGGAGGCTGCGTAA
- a CDS encoding NCS1 family nucleobase:cation symporter-1 — protein MQTSRSQVTERNGLYELEAGPEILDSPRYNHDIAPTKVHERTWNKWHITALWIGMSICVPTYTLGGVLTAYFGLSVGEALLAILLANIVVLIPLTLNAFAGTKYGIPFPVLLRSSFGILGSNVPCLIRALVACGWFGIQTLFGGLAIHLFLGSVFEGWKSLGGTGEVIGFMLFWALNLWVVLRGAESIKWLETLSAPLLVLVGVGLLVWALPNVSMTELLAQPPKRPEGASVYGYFFAGLTAMVGFWATLSLNIPDFSRYAKSQKDQILGQIFGLPLTMFLFAALGVVMTAASEKLVGVTVSDPVSLIGHIQSPVWVALAMALIIIATLSTNTAANIVSPTNDFQNIAPKLINRTKAVMLTGLVGLALMAHELLKKLGLLVSDVSLETVYSNWLLGYSSLLGPIAGIMVVDYFIIRQQKLDLAGLYRDGVYPAWNWNGFIAFGVPVVLTLLSLGSSAFSWFYDYGWFTGSFLGAAIYYGLCRLSSPQTAAAKGTV, from the coding sequence ATGCAAACGAGCAGATCTCAAGTCACCGAACGAAACGGTTTGTACGAGTTGGAAGCCGGGCCTGAAATTCTCGACAGCCCCCGTTACAACCACGACATCGCCCCCACCAAAGTCCACGAGCGTACCTGGAACAAATGGCACATCACCGCGCTGTGGATCGGCATGTCCATTTGCGTGCCCACCTACACCTTGGGCGGCGTGCTCACTGCCTACTTCGGGCTGTCGGTTGGCGAGGCGCTGCTGGCGATTTTGCTGGCCAATATCGTGGTGTTGATCCCCCTGACCCTGAACGCGTTTGCAGGCACCAAATACGGAATTCCGTTCCCGGTACTGTTGCGTTCCTCGTTCGGCATTCTGGGTTCCAACGTGCCATGTCTGATCCGTGCTCTTGTGGCCTGCGGCTGGTTCGGGATCCAGACGCTGTTTGGCGGACTGGCCATTCACCTGTTTCTGGGGTCGGTATTTGAGGGCTGGAAAAGCCTCGGCGGCACTGGGGAAGTGATCGGCTTCATGCTGTTTTGGGCGCTCAATTTGTGGGTGGTATTGCGCGGCGCCGAATCAATCAAGTGGCTCGAAACCCTGTCTGCGCCGTTGTTGGTGCTGGTGGGTGTCGGCTTGCTGGTTTGGGCCTTGCCGAATGTGTCGATGACCGAGTTATTGGCCCAGCCGCCCAAGCGTCCCGAAGGTGCCAGCGTGTATGGCTACTTCTTCGCGGGCTTGACTGCGATGGTGGGGTTTTGGGCTACCTTGTCGCTCAATATTCCCGACTTCAGCCGCTACGCCAAAAGCCAGAAAGACCAGATATTGGGGCAAATATTTGGCTTGCCGCTGACCATGTTCCTGTTCGCTGCACTGGGCGTGGTGATGACTGCCGCGTCCGAAAAACTGGTCGGTGTGACGGTGTCTGACCCGGTCAGTCTGATCGGCCATATCCAGAGCCCTGTGTGGGTCGCGCTGGCCATGGCCTTGATCATCATCGCTACCTTGTCGACCAACACGGCGGCCAACATCGTGTCGCCCACCAATGACTTCCAGAACATCGCGCCCAAGCTGATCAACCGCACCAAGGCGGTGATGTTGACGGGCCTGGTGGGGCTGGCGCTGATGGCGCACGAACTGCTCAAAAAACTCGGCCTGCTGGTGTCCGATGTCAGCCTCGAAACCGTGTATTCCAACTGGCTGCTGGGCTACTCCAGCCTGCTGGGGCCGATTGCCGGGATCATGGTGGTCGACTACTTCATCATCCGTCAGCAAAAACTCGACCTTGCCGGGCTGTACCGCGACGGCGTCTACCCGGCCTGGAACTGGAACGGTTTCATCGCTTTTGGCGTCCCTGTGGTCTTGACCCTGTTGTCCTTGGGCAGCAGCGCTTTCAGTTGGTTTTATGACTACGGCTGGTTCACCGGATCGTTTCTCGGTGCAGCGATTTACTACGGACTGTGCCGCCTGAGCAGCCCGCAAACGGCCGCTGCCAAAGGCACGGTTTGA